One Ignavibacterium album JCM 16511 genomic region harbors:
- the fbp gene encoding class 1 fructose-bisphosphatase yields the protein MQKIKFNTLARHIYEEERKYPEATGELSDLLHDLSLAAKVISLEVNKAGLVDILGFTGSSNVHGEEVKKLDVYAHEMLIKAMDHGGHLCVMASEEDEDIIHIPPEFYIGKYVLLFDPLDGSSNIDANVSIGTIFSIYRRVSPGNGPGTIEDCLQPGFKQVAAGYIIYGSSTIFVYTAGNGVHGFTLDPSFGEFILSHPNIKTPKKGKIYSINEGNYLYWHPGLKKYIKWLQEEDKSTGRPYSSRYIGSMVADIHRNLLYGGIFMYPADIRNPNGKLRLMYECNPMAFIVEQAGGRASDGKKRILEIQPEKLHQRVPIFIGSEEDVLMVERFLRENE from the coding sequence ATGCAAAAAATTAAATTCAATACACTTGCCCGTCATATTTATGAGGAAGAAAGAAAATATCCGGAAGCAACCGGTGAACTTTCTGACCTTCTTCACGATTTATCATTAGCTGCAAAAGTAATTTCACTTGAAGTAAATAAAGCAGGACTTGTTGATATTCTCGGTTTTACAGGAAGCAGCAATGTTCACGGTGAAGAAGTGAAAAAGCTCGATGTTTATGCACACGAAATGCTGATTAAAGCTATGGATCACGGTGGCCATCTTTGTGTTATGGCCTCTGAAGAAGATGAAGACATAATTCATATACCTCCCGAATTTTATATCGGTAAATATGTTTTACTTTTTGATCCTCTTGATGGCTCTTCAAACATTGATGCAAATGTTAGTATCGGAACCATATTTTCAATTTACAGAAGAGTATCACCCGGTAATGGTCCGGGAACAATTGAAGATTGCCTGCAGCCAGGATTCAAGCAGGTTGCTGCTGGTTATATTATTTATGGTTCAAGTACAATATTTGTTTATACCGCCGGAAATGGTGTTCATGGTTTTACACTTGATCCTTCTTTTGGTGAGTTTATCCTTTCACATCCTAATATTAAAACTCCGAAGAAAGGAAAGATTTATAGCATCAACGAAGGTAATTATCTTTACTGGCATCCCGGATTAAAAAAATATATTAAATGGTTGCAGGAAGAAGATAAATCAACCGGAAGACCTTACTCATCAAGATATATTGGCTCGATGGTAGCTGATATTCATCGCAATCTTTTGTATGGTGGAATATTTATGTATCCTGCTGATATCAGAAATCCAAATGGAAAACTCAGACTTATGTATGAATGCAATCCGATGGCTTTCATAGTGGAACAGGCAGGAGGCAGAGCATCTGATGGTAAAAAGCGAATACTGGAAATCCAACCTGAAAAGCTTCATCAAAGGGTTCCTATTTTTATCGGAAGCGAAGAAGATGTTCTGATGGTCGAGAGATTCTTAAGAGAGAATGAATAA